The genomic DNA GCACACCAACGTCCAGCGGATCGGCTTCGTCGCCGAACTCCTGGCCGCCAACGGCGTGAAGGTGCTCGTCCCGGTCATCGCCCCGTACGCGGACAGCCGTGACGCCGTACGCAAGCGCCACCAGGCGGAGGGCACCGCGTATCTGGAGGTGCATGTCGCGACTCCGGTCGAGGTGTGCTCCGTACGCGATGTGAAGGGCCTCTACGCCAAGCAGGCGGCAGGCGAGATCAGCGGACTCACCGGGGTCGACGACCCGTACGAGGCGCCCGAGTCGCCCGACCTGCGGATCGAGTCGCACCAGCAGACCGTGCAGGAGTCCGCGGCGGAGCTGTATGCGCTGCTGAGCGAGAGGGGTGCAGCGTGACGACCGTCGCGACTGTGTCGGAAGGCACCGACAATCCGTACGCACTCAGCCACCTGGACTCCCTGGAGTCCGAGGCGGTGCACATCTTCCGTGAGGTGGCAGGGGAGTTCGAGCGGCCGGTGATCCTGTTCTCCGGCGGCAAGGACTCCATCCTGATGCTGCATCTGGCGCTCAAGGCGTTCGCGCCCGCGCCGGTGCCGTTCGCACTGCTGCACGTCGACACGGGGCACAACTTCCCCGAGGTCCTGGAGTACCGCGACCGCACGGTCGCCGAGCACGGGCTGCGGCTGCATGTGGCCTCCGTGCAGGAGTACATCGATGCCGGGAAGCTGCGCGAGCGGCCGGACGGCACCCGCAACCCGCTGCAGACCGTGCCGCTGACCGAGGCGATCCAGCAGCACCGCTTCGACGCCGTGTTCGGCGGCGGCCGCCGCGACGAGGAGAAGGCGCGCGCCAAGGAGCGGGTCTTCTCGCTGCGTGACGAGTTCTCCCAGTGGGACCCGCGCCGCCAGCGCCCCGAACTGTGGCAGCTGTACAACGGCCGGCACGCCCCCGGCGAGCACGTCCGGGTCTTCCCGATCTCCAACTGGACCGAGCTCGACGTCTGGCAGTACATCGAGCGCGAGGGCATCGAGCTCCCGGAGATCTACTTCGCCCACGAGCGGGAGGTCTTCAACCGCTCCGGGATGTGGCTGACCGCCGGTGACTGGGGCGGCCCCAAGGAGGGCGAGCGGGTCGAGACCCGGCAGGTGCGCTACCGCACCGTCGGCGACATGTCCTGCACCGGCGCCGTCGACTCCGACGCCACGACGCTGGACGCAGTGATCACCGAGATCGCCGCCTCCCGGCTCACCGAGCGGGGCGCGACACGCGCCGACGACAAGATGTCCGAGGCCGCGATGGAAGACCGCAAGCGCGAGGGGTACTTCTAAAATGACCACATTCGCCCAGCACGCAGAGCAGTTGTCGACCACGACCCTGCTGCGGTTCGCCACCGCGGGGTCCGTCGACGACGGCAAGTCCACCCTCGTCGGACGCCTGCTGCACGACTCCAAGTCGGTCCTCACCGACCAGCTGGAGGCCGTCGAGCACGCCTCGCGCAACCGGGGCCAGGAGGCGCCGGACCTGGCGCTGCTGACCGACGGGCTGCGGGCCGAGCGCGAGCAGGGCATCACCATCGATGTGGCCTACCGCTACTTCGCCACGCCGCGCCGCCGGTTCATCCTGGCCGACACCCCGGGGCATGTGCAGTACACCCGGAACATGGTGACGGGTGCCTCGACCGCCGAGCTCGCCGTCGTCCTGGTCGACGCCCGCAACGGTGTCGTCGAGCAGACCCGTCGGCACGCCGCCGTCGCCGCGCTGCTGCGGGTGCCGCATGTGGTCCTCGCCGTCAACAAGATGGACCTGGTCGACTACGCGGAGCCCGTATTCGCCGCCATCGCCGAGGAGTTCACGGCGTACGCGGCGTCGCTCGGCGTCCCGGAGATCACCGCGATCCCGATCTCCGCACTGGCCGGTGACAACGTCGTGGAGCCGTCCGCGCACATGGACTGGTACGGCGGTCCGACGGTGCTGGAGCACCTGGAGACGGTGCCGGTCAGCCACGACCTCACCGCCTGCCACGCGCGCTTCCCCGTCCAGTACGTGATCCGGCCGCAGACCGCCGAACACCCCGACTACCGGGGCTACGCGGGCCAGATCGCCGCCGGCGCGTTCCGCGTGGGCGAGGCCGTCACCGTCCTTCCGTCCGGCCGTACGTCGACGATCGCCGGGATCGACGCGCTCGGCGAGAGCGTCGACATCGCCTGGGCGCCCCAGTCGGTGACCATCCGGCTGGCCGACGACATCGACGTCTCGCGCGGTGACCTGATCGCACCGGCCGACGACGCACCGGCAGTCACCCAGGACGTCGAGGCGACCGTCTGCCACGTCGCGGACCAGCCGCTCGCCGTCGGCCAGCGGGTGCTGCTCAAGCACACCACCCGCACGGTCAAGGCGATCGTCAAGGACATCCCGTCCCGGCTGACGCTGGACGACCTCTCGCAGCACCCGGCGCCCGGCCGGCTCGTCGCCAACGACATCGGCCGGGTCGTCGTCCGTACCGCCGAACCGCTCGCGCTCGACACCTACGCGGACTCGCGCCGCACCGGTTCGTTCCTGCTGATCGACCCGGCGGACGGCACCACGCTCACGGCCGGCATGGCGGGCGAGGCGTTCGCCGCCGCGGCCGCGGCCGCGGGCGAGGAAGCCGCCGCCGACGACACCGAATGGGACTTCTGATGAGTATCGATGTCTTCGCGACGTTCGCGAAGGAGGGTGGTCGCGTCGGCAGCGGCACCCTCGGCAGCGGCCAGGGCGGGGTTGCGCGATGTGCGCGATGACGTACGCGCACTGCCTGCGCGCCCGCCTGCACCAACCGCACCGCCTGTACCGCCAGTTCAGACGAAGACATGCCGACTTCCCGGCCGCGCCCCCGTAACCGAAACCGACGAGGGACGCGAGTACCGGGCCAACGAGAGGAAAGCCTCCCGTGCCTGCCACCCGTACCACCCTGCGCCGCAGCCTCGCCGCTGCCGCCGCTCTGCCGCTGCTCGCCGTGGCGCTCACCGCCTGCGGCTACGGCTCCGAGGCGAAGGACGACACCAAGAAGGCGAACGTCTCCTCCGGCGGCAAGAAGCTCTCGGCGGACACCGTGAAGATCGGCTACTTCCCGAACCTCACGCACGCCACCGCCCTGGTCGGCATCCAGGAAGGCCTGATCGCCAAGGAGCTCGGCGGCACGACGGTCAAGCCGTCGACGTTCAACGCCGGGCCGTCCGAGATCGAGGCGCTCAACGCGGGGTCGATCGACATCGGCTTCATCGGCCCCTCCCCCGCCATCAACGGATTCGCCAAGTCCAAGGGCAAGAGCCTGCGGATCATCGGCGGTTCGGCGTCCGGCGGTGTGAAGCTGGTCGTCGACCCCAAGAAGATCAAGACCCTGGACGACCTCAAGGGCAAGAAGATCGCCACCCCGCAGCTCGGCAACACCCAGGACGTGGCGTTCCTCAACTGGATCTCCGAGAAGGGCTGGAAGGTCGACGCCCAGAGCGGCAAGGGCGACGTCTCCGTGGTCCGTACGGACAACAAGGTGACTCCGGACGCCTACAAGGCCGGTTCCATCGACGGTGCCTGGGTCCCGGAGCCGACCGCGTCCAAGCTGGTCGCGCAGGGTGCCAAGGTGCTCCTGGACGAGTCGACGCTCTGGCCGGACAAGAAGTTCGTGATCACGAACATCATCGTGTCGCAGAAGTTCCTCAGCGAGCACCCGGACGTCGTCGAGGCGGTGCTGCGCGGCTCGGTCAACACCAACGCGTGGATCAACGCCAACCCGGACAAGGCGAAGGCCTCCGCCAACGCCGCGCTCAAGGAGCTGTCCGGCAAGGCGCTGCCGCCCGAGGTCATCGACCCGGCGTGGAAGTCCGTCCAGTTCACCGATGACCCGCTGGCCGCCACCCTCGACACGGAGGCCAAGCACGCGGTGCAGGCCGGTCTGCTGGAGCAGACGGACCTGAGCGGCATCTACGACCTGAAGCCGCTGAACAAGATCCTCAAGGCCGCGGGCAAGCCCGAGGTCGCCGACGCCGGTCTCGGCGTCAAGTAACCCCCCGACCGATCCAGGATCTCCCAGGAGGTGACGACCATGGCGACGACCACGCTCACCAAGGCCGAGGACCGTGTGTCGGCCGGGCACGCCGCCCGTATCGCGCACGTCTCGAAGTCCTTCGGCGGGCCGGAAGGGACGCAGCTCGTCCTGGACGACATCACGCTCGATGTCGCTCCCGGCGAGTTCGTCACCCTCCTGGGAGCTTCCGGGTGCGGCAAATCGACGCTGCTCAACCTGGTGGCCGGACTCGACCGCCCGACCGCGGGGTCCATCGAGACCCCCGGCGGGCGGCCGGCCCTGATGTTCCAGGAGCACGCCCTCTTCCCGTGGCTGACCGCGGGCAAGAACATCGAACTCGCGCTGCGGCTGCGTGGCGTGCCCAAGGCCGACCGCCGTGCGGAGGCGGAGCGGCTGCTCGAACTCGTACGCCTCGGCGGGGCGTACGGGAAGCGCGTGCACGAACTCTCGGGCGGCATGCGCCAGCGGGTGGCGATGGCCCGCGCGCTCGCCCAGGACAGTCAACTGCTGCTGATGGACGAACCGTTCGCCGCGCTCGACGCCATCACCCGGGATGTGCTGCACGACGAGCTGACCCGGATCTGGCGCGAGACGAACGTCTCGGTCCTCTTCGTCACGCACAACGTGCGGGAGGCGGTCCGACTCGCCGAGCGGGTCGTCCTGCTGTCGTCGCGACCGGGCCGGATCGCCCGTGAGTGGACGGTCGACATCGATCAGCCGCGCCGCATCGAGGACACCGCGGTGGCGGAGCTGTCCGTCGAGATCACGGAACAACTGCGTGGGGAGATCCGCCGACATGGCCAGCACTGAGACCACCACCGAGGACGCCGCCCAGGATCTGGCAGGCCTCGAGGCGGGTCTGGACGCACTCGACGCGGTGCGGGTGAGCCGCACCCCGGTGCGCCAGGTGCTGGTGCAGAAGGTCCTGCCGCCGGTCACGGCCATCGCGCTCGTACTGATCGTCTGGCAGATCCTGATCTGGGCGAAGGTCACCGACGACTACAAGTTGCCTTCGCCGTCCCAGGTCTGGGACGAGGTGAGCAACGCCTGGGCACAGGGCACCCTGCTCGGCTACATCTGGACGAGCATCTCGCGCGGCCTGTTCGGCTTCCTGCTGGCGCTCGTCATCGGTACCCCGCTCGGGCTGCTGGTGGCGCGCGTGAAGGTGGTGCGCGCGGCGATCGGACCGGTGCTCTCGGGTCTCCAGTCGCTGCCGTCGGTGGCCTGGGTGCCGCCCGCGGTGCTCTGGCTGGGGCTCGACGACAGGATGATGTACGCGGTGATCCTGCTGGGCGCCGTCCCGTCGATCGCCAACGGACTCGTCGCCGGTGTCGACCAGATCCCGCCCCTCCATCTGCGGGCCGGGCAGACGCTGGGCGCCACCGGGCTGCGCGGTACCTGGCACATCGTGCTGCCCGCCTCGCTGCCTGGCTATCTCGCGGGGCTGAAGCAGGGCTGGGCGTTCTCCTGGCGCTCGCTGATGGCCGCCGAGATCATCGCCTCGTCACCCGATCTGGGCGTGGGCCTGGGGCAGTTGCTGGAGCAGGGCCGGGAGACCAGCAGCATGTCCATGGTGTTCCTGGCCATCTTCCTGATCCTGATCGTCGGCATCGCCATCGACCTGCTGATCTTCAGCCCGCTGGAGCGGTGGGTGCTGCGCAGCCGCGGCCTCCTCGTCAAGAACTGAGTACTGTCATGGCTTCCCCCGTTCTCCTTGTCATCGCCCACGGCAGCCGCGATCCGCGGCACGCGGCGACCGTGCACGCGCTCACCGCGCGGGTCCGGTCGCTGCGGCCGGGGCTGCGGGTGGAGACCGGTTTCCTGGACTTCAACGCCCCATCGGTGCCGCAGGTCCTTCAGCGGCTGGCCACGGACGGAGCGAGGGACGTCATCGCGCTCCCCCTGCTCCTCACCCGGGCCTTCCACGCCAAGTCCGACATCCCCACGGTGCTGCACAGAGCCCGGACCGGACTGCCGCGGCTGCGCATCCGACAGGCCGAAGTCCTCGGGCCGTCACCGCTGCTGAACTCCGCCCTGGAACAGCGGCTGTACGAAGCCGGGATCCGTCCCGGCGACAGAAGCTCGACCGGGCTCGTCCTGGCCTCGGCGGGCTCCACAGACCCGGAGGCGATCGCAGTGATCGCTGAAATCGCGCGGGAGCTGCGGCACACCGGTTGGTGTTCCGTGCGGCCTGCGTTCGCCTCCGCGGCATCTCCTACAGGGTTCCCCCGCACCGAGGACGCGGTACGGGACCTGCGGACCGAGGGCGTACGCCGGGTGGCGGTGGCGCCGTACGTCATCGCACCCGGCCGCCTCCCGGACCGTATCGCTACGGGTGCCCGGGAGGCGGAAGCGGACGTGCTGGCCGACGTGCTCGGCCCTTCGCCGGAGTTGGCGCGGTTGCTGCTTCGGCGCTACGACGAGGCGGCTGTGCCGCGCGTGGCGGCGCTCACCGCCTGACCTGCCCCTTGCTTCCGACCGGCTGCGGCCGGGCGCTGCGCCGGCCGCGCGGCGCCCGGCCGGTTCGGTCTACCCGGCCTTGGTCGTCGCCTTGACCGTCACCGCCGGCCCGGCGCCCGCCGCGGTGACCGCGGCGACCGTGACCGTGTACGCGGTGCTGGGGGTCAGCCCGCCGATCACCCGGAACATGCCCTTGGCCGAGGGCTGACCGACCAGGGCGTCCCGCCCGGTGACCTCGACGGTCCGGCCGTCGGAGAGCGTCAGCCGGTAGCCGATGACCTTGGCGTCACCCATGTTCTCGGGCGGCGTCCAGGCGACGGTCGCGGCTGTGGCGGCGGTACGCAGCTTCGGCGCGGAGGGTGCGTCGGACAGCACCGTGGCCGCGGTCGGCCGGAGCGCGGCGGAGGGGAGGGACGCGGCACTGCGACCCTGCGCGTTGGCGGCGGTGACGGTGACCGTGAAGGGGCCGTCGTCCTCCGGGAGCCCGCCGATCCGGATGTAGGCCAGCCGCTTGTAGTCGGCGGCCGAGGCGGTCGCCGAAGCTGCCTCCGTCCCGTCCGGCCGCAGGGCGTGCGCGGTGTAACCGAGAACCGGTGAACCACCGTCCACGAAGCTGGGGTTGAAGGTGGCGTACAGGGCGTCCGGCCCCGCCGTGCTGGTGCCGACCCGGGACGGCGCCTCGGGTACGGAGAGCGCCCCGGTGCCGCGCTCGAGAATCCCCTCGTACGCGGGCTCCAGTCCGGCGTTCTCGATGATCGATGCGGGAACGTCGGCCGGGGACGTCATGATGCGGTTGCCGGTGGTCACCAGCCCCTTGTTGTCACCGTCGCTCGTGCCCTCCTCCCACCAGTTGTCCTTGACGAGCGTCGGGTCGTTGTTGCCGAGCGTGTCACGGTAGTCGGTGTGGCGGCTGGCGACATTGGCGTACGAAGCTCCGTACAGCACATTGCCCTCGACGGTCTCGTAGGTGCAGCCGTTGTCGGTGTAGACGCTCTTGCCCAGACCCCACTGGTCGTGGATGACGTTGCCGGTGACCTTCTCACCGTCGGCGAGCGATGTGCCGGTCATGCCCTGGGTGTAGATGCCACCACCGTCGTCGAACATCTGCATGTAGTCGAAGATGAGGTTGTCGCTCACGGCGTTGTCGTGGCTGGGGTTGGGCGTCGCGGGCGAGCCGATCTTGTCGGGCCAGCCTCCCCAGCCCATGGATATCGCGCTGTAGCCGAGATGGTCGAGCTGGTTGTGCGCGATGGTGTTGTGCTGGGTGTACCCGTTGAGGATGCCGACCGTACCGTGGTACTCACGGGGCAGTCCGTAGAGGTGATTGTTGGTCACCTCGACCCCGGTGGCCGGGGTTCGGCCGTCCACACCACCGATCTCAAGGCCGTTGCCCGAGATGTCGGTGAAGATACTGCCACTGACCCGGGTGTCGGCCGTTCCCGTACCGAGTTCGAGCCCGGCGGCACCGAGATGGGTGAAGACACTGTCGCTGAATTCGATGCGCTTGCCGTACGTGAAGGAGACATTGCCCGGCATCTTGGTCCAGGAGGCGAACGGGCAGGTGCCCCCTTCGACGAACCCGCACAGCCCTTGAGTGGCCCAGCCGGTCGGTCCGGTGATGGTGTAGCCGGCCTGGATCTCGGAGAAGCCCTCGGGCTGTGAGGGGGTCAGCCAGGTCGCGTAGCTGAACTGGAGCCCGCGGAAGGCGACATCGTGGACGGGAGCCTCAGCGGTGCCACGGCCGTCGACGAGCTTCTCGGCCGAGGCCGCCTCGACGTCCGCACGGTGCAGGTCCTCGCCCTTGCGCGGCATGTAATAGACGGTGCGGGCCGAGCGGTCGAGGTACCACTCGCCCGGCTGGTCCAGGAGCTCGTAGGCGTTCTCGATGTACGAAGCCTTGCCGTCGTTGGTGAGATGGCCGGGTCCGACCATGGAGACGGAGCGGCCCGGTATGTCGGGGAACTCCACGCGCTTGTTGGAGTTGTCCCAGCACGGCTGGACCATGGTGAGAGTGGTGCCCTCGGCCTCGGCGATCCGGCAGCGCGGTTCGGTCCACTGGCCGAGGCCGTTGCGTTCGACGTTCCAGAGTTCCTCGCCGCTGGAGTAGACGAATTCGGCGTCGGACGGGTGGCGCCAGTGCGCGAGGGTGTCCGTCGTCGTGGTGTACCCGGTCGGCGTGACCGTCAGCCCGACGGGAACCTCACCACGTGCGCGCTGGGCGCGCACTCCGTCCACGTACAACTGCCTGGTGTCGGTGAGACCTTGGGGAGCAGGGGCGGAATAGAGCCCGGGACGCCCGTGGACCGGCCCCCAGCCTCCGACCTTGCGGCCGCCGCTGATGACCGTGGATCCGGTCCCCTGCCAGATGATCCTGTGGCCGTCGCGGCCCGAGTCCCGGGCGTCGAGGACGAGCGGCTTCTCCGTCCGGTACGTACCGGAGGCGAGATGGACGGTGAGATCGCCGTCCGCATGCGCGGCCCTCGCACGCGCCAGATCGCGCGCCCGCTGAAGGGTCTTGACGGGGTGACGGGCGCTGCCCTGCGCGTGGTCGTCGCCCGTCGGGGACACGTACACATCTGCGGAGTGCGCGTCGGCCGCGTCGGCTCCGGCCGCGGTGGAACTGCCGGGGACGCCGAGCGCCAGGGCCGCGGAGAGAGCCGCGACAAGCGCGGCTCTTCGGGGTGCGAGCATCTTCCCTCCCTTGGAAATCAGTCTCGTCAGCACGAGAAAGGTAGGAGGGTTTACATGTAACGGTCAATGAAACTTGCAGGATTGCCGCCCTGACGCCCTCGCCTTCACAGGAATCATCGGATCAATCACGGCAAGCGCCCCGAGAGCGCATGTGACTGTCAGCTGAAGTCGAGGCTGCCCGTGCGGGTGCGCTTGAGCTCGAAGAAGTCCGGGTAGCCGGCCATCACCCGGAGGCTGTCGAACAGCCTGGCCGCCTCCTCGCCGCGCGGGACGGAGTTGAGGACCGGGCCGAACCAGACGCCGCCGTCGACATGGACGGTGGGAGTGCCGACATAGGCATCGGCCTCCGGGTCCTTGCCCGCGTCGTGGCTGCGGCGCAGCGCCTCGTCGTACGCCGTGGAGTGGGCGGCTCCGGCAAGCCCGTCGGGCAGACCCACTTCGGCGAGCGCCTGGGCGACCACGTCGTCGAAGTCCTCGTTCTTCTGCACGTGGATCCGGGTTCCCAAGGCGGTGTAGAGATCCCGCAGCACACCGTCGCCATGGTCGGCGGCCGCGGCGACCGCGACCCGCACCGGGCCGATCGACCTGTCGACCAGTTCCCGGTACCAGTCGGGGAGTTCATTGCCGACGTTGTGCAGGAAGAGGCTCATGACGTGGAAACGGAGCTCGATGTCGCGCTGCAGCTCCACCTCCAGCATCCAGCGGGAGGTGATCCAGGCGAACGGGCAGGCCGGGTCGAAGTAGAAGTCGACGGCGGTCCTGCCCGTAGCAGGGGTGGAGTGAGTGGTCATACACCGACCCTATCCAGGCATTGGCGTATGACTCCGAGCCATTCACCACTCGATCGACTGGGCCACTTTCAGGCGGCGGTCCAATGCGGGTCGCGTCCGCTGTGGGCCAGCGCCCGTTCGAACACCGGCGCCGAAGCGGACACCGGAACCTCGTCGGCGAAGCCGTCGTACTGCCGGTAGAGCGCCGCGGAACCGTCGACGACCTCGAGGACGAAGCCTGCCGCCGCGTCGGAGAGCCGGAACTCCTGCCCGGTTGCCCGGGCCACGTCCCAGCCGTGCAGGGCCGTCTCCTCGATGAGCATGGCGGCGATCTCGGACGCCGGGGACGTCGAACCCCCGAGGTCGATCTCCCCCTCCCAGACCGCCGGGTCCGACCAGGCCGCGACGGCGCGGTCCAGTTGCGCCGCGTACTTCTCCGCCCAGTCGGCATCCGCGGTGAAGTCACGGGTGGAGAGCTCGTCCGGAAGATCCTTGCGCAGGGCGCGGTGCTCCAGGCCGTACGAGGTGTAGAGCACCCAGTGGTTGATCAGCCCGCGCACGTCCCAGTCACCGCAGGGCGTGGCGGAGGCGTCCAGCTGTTCGGTTCGGACGGCGCGGGCGATACGGGCCGCCTCGGCGGCACATTCGGTCAGGTGAGCGTGCTCGTTCTTCATGTACAGCACGCTAGAGCAGCCGCTGCCGAGCGGTATTGAAGAAAAGCGACAGCGGCCGCCTCGGACCGGTCAGGAGGCCGCGTCGATCAGTGCGGTGAGTTCGGCCACCGACATCGATCCAGGCTCCCGCCGCTCCCGCGCGAAGGCATTCGCGGTGCGCTGCAGCACGTCGTTGACCGGTGTGGGCACCCCGTGCTCCCGGCCGAGCAGCACGATCTCACCGTTGAGATAGTCGGCCTCGATCGTGCCCGTACCACGGCTGAGGCTCTGCCAGGACGAACCGGCGCCGCGGGGGGAGCCGTCGAACGGCTCGAAGCGGATCCGGTCGCCGCGCGCCTTCGTCTGTTCCTCCTGGCCGACCGCTTCGATACCGGCGGCCGCCAGCACGGCTCGGCCCTCGGCGAGCGCCCGCTTGAACAGGGCGACGGCGTCGTCTCCGGTGAGCAGGCCGGTGACGGCCTCGATCGCGTTGGCGAGGTTGGAGAGCAGCTTGCCGTACTTCCAGCGCATCACGTCCGGCACGACCGGGGCGAGCAGCTTCGACTTCTCGAGGTCGGCGGCGATCAACCGGGCCGTCTCGTCGGTCCCGGTGGGGTAGCGCCCCAGGTGCAGGATGCCGGTCAGCGGCGTTCCGGCCGCGGACACCTCTCCGGGTTCGACGAAGGTGGCGGGCAGCCAGACGCACATGCCGTACACAAGACGGAAGCGGCGCAGTGCGAGACGTTCGCTCTCCACGCCGTTCTGCGCGCAGATCAGGGGCAGCCGCTCGCCCGCGGTACCGCCGCCCGCCACCGGCCTGACGCTCCAGGCGTCGAGCGCGGCGGTGCTGTCCTGCGTCTTCACGGCAAGTACGAGTACGTCGTCAGCGGTCAGGTCCAGTGCGTCGGGCCGGTCGACGACGGGGAGGGCGTGGGTACGGGGGCCGTCCGGCGTCGTGAGCCGGAGTCCACCCGTGCGCAGCGCCTCGTACTGCGCGCCGCGCGCCACCAGGACGACCTCGTGGCCGGCCTCGGCCAGCCGCCCCCCTATGGCGCCGCCGACGGCGCCCGCTCCCACGATGATGTAGCGCATGTCGGCTCCGTCCGGTGCGGCCGTTCGTCATATAGGGCGATCAGATCCTACGCGGGCAGGCGGACCTGCCGAAGGCCACCCACCGGGGCCGGGAACCCGGTGGCCAGGGCCTCGAGCTGTTACGGGCGATGTGCGAAGCCGGTCCGCGGCGGCTGCGGACGGACCGGACCGGTCTCCACCGACTGCACCGGCCGGACCCGGACGTACCCATGGCCGAGACCGGCCGGCGCTCCTGAAGCGCTGAGCCGGAAAGGTAAGATCCGGTTCAACGGTCTGGACACACCCTCACCACCGACCAGCTGGAGCAGGCTCTCTCCCCGACCGGGATCGCCTCGGTGCAGAACCGCTTCAAGACCGTGCGTCGGACCCGGTGACGAAGCTCTGCGAGGCCCATGGCCTCCCTTCTGCTCCGGTTCCCGCCGGCCGACGGCCGCCCTGACCGGTGGCGCCGCCGAGGCGCTCGCCGGTATCGCCGAACGGCACGGTGCCACGCGCGGACAGGTCG from Streptomyces sp. NBC_01707 includes the following:
- a CDS encoding ketopantoate reductase family protein — encoded protein: MRYIIVGAGAVGGAIGGRLAEAGHEVVLVARGAQYEALRTGGLRLTTPDGPRTHALPVVDRPDALDLTADDVLVLAVKTQDSTAALDAWSVRPVAGGGTAGERLPLICAQNGVESERLALRRFRLVYGMCVWLPATFVEPGEVSAAGTPLTGILHLGRYPTGTDETARLIAADLEKSKLLAPVVPDVMRWKYGKLLSNLANAIEAVTGLLTGDDAVALFKRALAEGRAVLAAAGIEAVGQEEQTKARGDRIRFEPFDGSPRGAGSSWQSLSRGTGTIEADYLNGEIVLLGREHGVPTPVNDVLQRTANAFARERREPGSMSVAELTALIDAAS
- a CDS encoding TIGR03086 family metal-binding protein, which produces MKNEHAHLTECAAEAARIARAVRTEQLDASATPCGDWDVRGLINHWVLYTSYGLEHRALRKDLPDELSTRDFTADADWAEKYAAQLDRAVAAWSDPAVWEGEIDLGGSTSPASEIAAMLIEETALHGWDVARATGQEFRLSDAAAGFVLEVVDGSAALYRQYDGFADEVPVSASAPVFERALAHSGRDPHWTAA